A single window of Cryptococcus depauperatus CBS 7841 chromosome 2, complete sequence DNA harbors:
- a CDS encoding methionine aminopeptidase, type I — protein sequence MANKTESEKLDHIPEHMRSFRYTGSIRPHYPLSPTRAIPSHIEKPDYADHPQGFSMCESVKERSAKILSKEEIEGVRKACRLSREVLDIVASHIRPGITTDELDAICHQACIDRDSYPSPLNYFGFPKSICISVNEVICHGIPDQRPLQEGDIINLDVSLYHGGFHGDLNMTYPVGKIDQESYDLIETTKKATEAAIAICKPGVPYRDIGNKIEEYVKPKGYGIVRRYTGHGIDRLFHGPPTIVHYGGSKTPGRMEAGQIFTIEPMINLGSSNLEHWNDDWTAVTVDGRRSAQFEETILITETGAEILTRIAPSSANKKKKKKKKVTKTDGSAPVDADDALENEETPTIEMAEGISRLDV from the exons ATGGCAAACAAAACTGAGTCTGAGA AACTTGACCATATTCCCGAACACATGCGTAGCTTTAGATATACTGGATCTATCCGACCTCACTATCCACTGAGTCCCACACGAGCTATTCCGTCTCATATTGAAAAACCAGATTATGCGGATCACC CGCAAGGTTTTTCCATGTGTGAAAGTGTGAAAGAACGCAGTGCCAAAATACTCAGTAAAGAGGAAATTGAAGGTGTGCGAAAGGCCTGCCGACTTTCACGAGAAGttcttgacattgttgCCTCTCATATCAGACCCGGCATCACCACTGACGAACTTGATGCCATTTGTCACCAAGCTTGTATTGATCGCGACTCGTACCCTTCCCCTCTCAACTATTTTGGCTTTCCCAAGAGTATATGTATCAGTGTGAATGAGGTTATCTGCCACGGTATTCCGGATCAGAGGCCTTTACAGGAAGGAGATATTATCAACTTGGATGTCAGTTTAT ATCATGGAGGATTTCATGGCGATCTTAATATGACCTATCCCGTCGGCAAGATTGATCAGGAATCTTACGACCTGATAGAAACTACAAAAAAAGCTACTGAGGCAGCTATTGCCATCTGCAAACCCGGCGTTCCTTATCGGGATATCGGTAACAAAATTGAGGAATATGTCAAGCCCAAGGGATACGGGATTGTTAGGAGATATACTGGCCATGGCATAGATCGCTTATTCCACGGTCCACCTACCATCGTGCATTATGGGGGTTCAAAAACTCCAGGAAGAATGGAGGCTGGACAAATCTTCACAATTGAACCCATGATAAACTTGGGATCTTCAAATCTGGAGCATTGGAACGATGATTGGACTGCTGTCACGGTCGATGGCCGAAGATCTGCCCAGTTTGAGGAAACCATACT AATCACCGAAACTGGTGCTGAAATTCTAACCCGAATTGCTCCTTCATCTGCTaacaagaagaagaagaagaagaagaaggttACCAAGACCGATGGATCAGCTCCTGTAGATGCAGATGATGCTCTCGAAAATGAGGAAACTCCTACAATAGAGATGGCGGAAGGGATCTCAAGACTGGATGTCTAA
- a CDS encoding NAD(P)H:quinone oxidoreductase, type IV: MFCKPTSVLPKMSIAKQPIIIVAYYSTYGHIAALAEEVIKGAQSTGAIVKPYFIEETLSADVLTKMHAGSSLKPKYPLITPADLKEADGIIFGAPTRYGRLPAQVSAFFDKTGGLWAAGALTGKFVSLFTSVAGQHSGHESTALTSFPFFAHQGLVYVPIGYSDPSVGDSDVLQGGAPYGASTITASDGSKQPTANDLKLAAHQGKYFSNFVGTFVKGKSVA, from the exons ATGTTCTGTAAACCCACCTCTGT TCTACCAAAAAT GTCTATCGCCAAACAgcccatcatcatcgttGCCTATTACTCTACGTATGGCCACATTGCTGCTCTCGCCGAGGAGGTCATCAAGGGCGCACAGTCCACCGGCGCTATCGTCAAGCCTTATTTCAT TGAAGAGACTTTATCCGCCGATGTTCTCACCAAAATGCACGCAGGCTCCTCGTTGA AGCCCAAATATCCCCTCATCACTCCTGCGGACCTCAAGGAGGCTGATGGTATCATTTTTGGTGCTCCTACCCGATACGGCCGACTTCCCGCCCAGGTTTCTGCCTTCTTTGACAAGACTGGTGGTCTCTGGGCCGCTGGTGCTCTTACTGGCAAGTTTGTGTCTTTGTTCACTTCTGTTGCCGGCCAGCACTCTGGCCATGAGTCTACGGCCCTCACCAGTTTCCCCTTCTTTGCTCATC AGGGTCTTGTCTATGTCCCCATCGGCTACTCTGACCCATCTGTTGGTGACTCTGACGTGCTTCAGGGCGGCGCTCCTTATGGAGCTTCCACCATCACCGCTTCTGATGGCTCAAAGCAGCCTACTGCCAATGACTTGAAGCTCGCTGCACACCAGGGCAAG tacttttccaactttGTCGGCACCTTTGTCAAAGGCAAGTCTGTGGCTTAG